One window of the Archaeoglobus sulfaticallidus PM70-1 genome contains the following:
- a CDS encoding tetratricopeptide repeat protein: protein MMSEEEKLSAEEWFKKGLEAGNVDDEIMSFKKSVELDPENPSAWNNLGIALYDKGMQEEAIQCFVKALEIDSKYTDALFNLGYALMMMRRFEEAEQCFERILKFNSNDGGAWNNLGYVQYNLRKYEEAEKSISKAIEINSQDSSAWYNLGLLYYAMERFDDAIKCYEKVLEIDPKNTLAMNNIAIILGRKGKLDEAIELFDKVIEMEPDNEVAKFNKQFLIQRKEARGQKG from the coding sequence ATGATGAGCGAAGAAGAAAAACTTTCTGCTGAAGAATGGTTCAAAAAAGGGTTGGAAGCTGGAAATGTTGATGATGAAATAATGTCCTTCAAGAAGAGTGTTGAGCTGGATCCTGAAAACCCTTCAGCATGGAACAATCTGGGAATAGCGTTATATGATAAGGGAATGCAGGAGGAGGCAATCCAGTGTTTCGTTAAGGCCTTGGAAATAGATTCAAAATACACGGATGCCCTGTTCAATCTCGGTTATGCCTTAATGATGATGAGAAGGTTTGAGGAGGCTGAGCAGTGCTTTGAGAGAATCCTCAAGTTCAACTCAAACGATGGAGGAGCCTGGAACAATCTGGGATATGTTCAGTACAACCTGAGGAAATACGAGGAGGCTGAGAAGTCCATCAGCAAGGCGATAGAGATAAACTCTCAGGATTCGTCAGCCTGGTACAACCTCGGATTGCTGTACTATGCAATGGAAAGGTTCGATGATGCGATAAAGTGCTATGAGAAAGTTCTTGAGATAGATCCCAAAAACACGCTCGCCATGAACAACATAGCCATAATCCTGGGCAGAAAAGGGAAGCTGGATGAGGCGATAGAGCTTTTTGACAAGGTAATCGAGATGGAGCCAGATAACGAGGTTGCTAAATTCAATAAGCAATTCCTGATTCAGAGGAAAGAAGCTAGAGGTCAGAAGGGTTAG
- a CDS encoding tetratricopeptide repeat protein, producing MNEFLSDCEAFLDHQDIKLLRALSSDEEVVKSIEKVFEAPEYAGKYLVMLKDRPKALYIIAKLSERISRYFDGENRERVFELFLKSLRLISDLKDKSINQSVFFLVKEAIERRIDDGDYETAALLITEFYHFGFKSQLKRILFKVGEITEKGDFERAINILSRLKQNEVIRELKTQIYIEWGRRYMELKDYLAAEIQLKEALNFAENDLDVKEIKMLLYDALKNQNKFEDAMKQLETIDTSSPIEELKVLREKAKLLLSWAEKSKDVDNALEKYDAAYRIAVKIGDSELARKCLEKANVLKK from the coding sequence ATGAATGAGTTCTTGAGTGATTGTGAGGCTTTCCTCGATCATCAGGACATAAAACTCCTCAGAGCTTTGAGCAGTGATGAGGAGGTTGTAAAGTCAATCGAAAAGGTTTTTGAAGCTCCTGAATATGCTGGTAAATACCTTGTAATGCTGAAGGACAGGCCCAAAGCCCTGTACATCATCGCAAAGCTATCAGAAAGAATATCTAGATACTTTGATGGTGAGAACAGGGAAAGAGTTTTTGAGCTGTTTTTGAAATCGCTGAGACTGATTTCAGACCTCAAGGATAAGTCGATCAATCAGAGTGTTTTCTTTCTCGTTAAAGAGGCAATAGAGCGAAGGATAGATGATGGAGATTATGAGACCGCCGCCCTCCTGATAACTGAATTCTACCACTTTGGATTCAAAAGCCAGCTTAAAAGGATTCTGTTCAAGGTAGGCGAAATAACGGAAAAGGGGGATTTTGAGAGGGCTATAAACATACTGTCGAGGTTAAAACAGAATGAGGTTATCAGAGAGCTAAAAACCCAGATCTACATAGAATGGGGCAGGAGATACATGGAGCTGAAGGACTATCTGGCCGCTGAAATACAGCTAAAAGAAGCATTAAACTTCGCGGAGAACGATCTAGATGTAAAAGAGATAAAGATGCTGCTTTATGATGCTTTAAAGAATCAGAACAAGTTTGAAGATGCAATGAAACAGCTTGAAACAATAGATACCTCAAGTCCCATCGAAGAGCTTAAGGTTCTGAGAGAGAAAGCAAAACTGCTCCTCAGCTGGGCAGAGAAGAGCAAGGATGTTGATAATGCGCTTGAAAAATATGATGCAGCATACCGAATTGCCGTGAAAATCGGAGATTCCGAGCTTGCGAGAAAATGTCTAGAGAAGGCAAATGTGCTGAAAAAGTAG
- a CDS encoding tRNA(Ile)(2)-agmatinylcytidine synthase, translating into MKVWVGIDDTDSVNGMCTTYLALLAMDKVEKFGRVVGFPRLIRLNPTIPYKTRGNGAVAFLVETDDVENVIEVVDDVIIEHSMMSDDSTNPGAVFVNFENDRLMSHLTKFARKAVRDIVSLDEALFIIGKYFIPHLKYKKGRGLIGALSAVGYDGHDYTYELLAYRMPERFGTPRGIDEDSFYEADELYYPKIWDTVDWRNRIVVCVPKGKDPVLYGIRGSDYNAINSAVEILRTEEVDRKMMFITNQSTDAHLIDEDEVNEVKNFHSYIIRGTVVQKPYIHKGGHVFFTIKTKFGEVKCSAFEPTKQFRDVVLKLIEGDEVRVFGAMKKNTINLEKMEVIKLVRFRYSNPKCPICGKRMKSSGRNKPFRCKNCKTTAESRVKEKIDRDLSEGFYEVPPCARGHISKPLVRMDVPNKNIFR; encoded by the coding sequence ATGAAGGTCTGGGTGGGCATTGACGACACGGATTCAGTTAACGGAATGTGCACCACTTACTTGGCACTGCTCGCTATGGATAAAGTAGAAAAGTTTGGCAGAGTAGTAGGATTTCCTAGGCTGATAAGGCTCAACCCGACAATACCATACAAGACCAGGGGTAATGGTGCAGTTGCATTTCTTGTTGAGACTGATGATGTTGAGAATGTGATCGAGGTTGTGGATGATGTGATAATCGAGCACTCTATGATGTCTGACGATAGCACAAATCCCGGTGCTGTATTCGTGAACTTTGAGAACGATAGGCTGATGAGCCATCTGACAAAATTTGCCAGAAAAGCTGTCAGGGATATTGTCAGCTTGGATGAGGCTCTATTCATAATTGGCAAGTACTTCATCCCCCATTTGAAATACAAGAAGGGAAGGGGTTTGATAGGAGCTTTATCTGCCGTTGGATATGACGGCCACGATTACACCTACGAGCTTTTAGCATACCGTATGCCGGAAAGGTTTGGCACACCAAGAGGAATTGATGAGGACAGCTTTTATGAAGCTGATGAGCTTTACTACCCGAAGATATGGGACACGGTTGACTGGAGGAACAGAATCGTTGTCTGCGTGCCAAAAGGGAAGGATCCTGTTCTATATGGGATAAGGGGCTCAGACTACAATGCGATAAACTCTGCAGTCGAGATTTTGAGGACTGAAGAGGTTGACAGGAAGATGATGTTCATAACCAACCAGTCAACAGATGCCCATCTCATAGATGAGGATGAGGTAAATGAAGTTAAGAACTTCCATTCGTACATAATTAGAGGGACTGTTGTCCAGAAACCGTATATACATAAAGGTGGACATGTGTTCTTCACAATAAAGACAAAGTTTGGTGAGGTAAAGTGCTCGGCTTTCGAACCGACAAAACAGTTCAGGGATGTTGTTCTGAAATTGATTGAGGGGGATGAGGTGAGGGTTTTTGGGGCCATGAAGAAAAACACGATCAACCTCGAGAAGATGGAAGTAATAAAGCTCGTCAGATTCAGGTACTCGAATCCTAAATGTCCGATATGCGGGAAGAGAATGAAATCCTCTGGCAGAAATAAGCCATTCAGATGCAAGAATTGCAAAACAACTGCAGAAAGTAGAGTTAAAGAGAAAATCGACAGAGATCTTTCAGAAGGGTTCTATGAAGTCCCCCCGTGTGCACGTGGACATATATCAAAACCACTGGTAAGGATGGATGTTCCGAACAAAAATATTTTCAGGTAG
- a CDS encoding 30S ribosomal protein S15 — translation MARMHARRRGSSGSKRVYRDSPPEWVELTAEEVEKKIVELHNEGYEPSMIGMILRDRYGVPSVRQVTGKKLVQILKEKGAKIDYPEDLKSLIRKAINLRKHLETHKKDLHNKRGLQLIEAKIWRLSCYYKEKGILPKDWSYDPEKLRIALRK, via the coding sequence ATGGCAAGAATGCATGCAAGGAGAAGAGGAAGTTCAGGTTCAAAGAGAGTTTATCGAGACTCACCACCTGAATGGGTAGAGTTGACGGCTGAAGAGGTTGAAAAGAAGATCGTGGAGCTGCATAACGAGGGTTATGAACCGAGCATGATCGGTATGATCCTCAGAGATAGATATGGCGTTCCATCGGTGAGGCAGGTTACGGGCAAGAAACTGGTTCAGATACTCAAGGAGAAGGGAGCTAAGATCGACTATCCAGAGGACCTCAAGTCGCTCATAAGGAAGGCCATAAACCTGAGAAAACACCTAGAGACCCACAAAAAGGATTTGCACAACAAGAGAGGTCTGCAGTTGATAGAGGCAAAGATCTGGAGGCTCTCCTGTTACTATAAGGAGAAGGGTATTCTCCCGAAAGACTGGTCTTACGATCCGGAGAAGCTCAGAATAGCCCTCAGAAAGTAA
- a CDS encoding PINc/VapC family ATPase, with translation MSGVDLSNKSKIVLDTSALIDGRISKIIEKSFDGKVIIPEPAVAELEAQANFGKMSGFRGLEEITRIRKIAEKKGLDVVFSGERPGLDDIKLSKGGAIDEMIRRVAEVENATLITCDRVQHIVSVAKGIDSIYLAQERIEPEKTKIMSFFTEDTASVHLKEGVPPYAKRGRVGSLKLVKLSETPMTAEELRGIANEILESARQDDDSSIEIERHGAVVVQLRDLRIAIAEKPFSDKMEITAVRPVAKVSIHEYGVDEELKRRFIEKQRGILIAGPPGAGKSTFAASVADFLMEHGFLVKTMESPRDLMVRDEVTQYSPLEGDMSLTADILLLVRPDYTIYDELRKTSDFQIFADMRLAGVGMIGVTHATRAIDAVQRMVGRVELGVIPQVVDTVIFIDAGRIAKVYELKFNVKVPTGMTEADLARPVIDVIDFKSKRVEYEIYTYGEQVVVMPLVGERDPEEIKQRLEEILFELVTDFEVDVLNDRKAIIRVPEDQISFILGRRGRNIKRIEDEVKISIDVQPLRSKRRGEVIEAEVGESRKQWLIYAPGLEGKEVDIFAENDYLTTASVGRKGVIRIRKDKDIGKAIKIALMRGKKIYIKY, from the coding sequence ATGAGTGGAGTTGATTTGAGTAATAAATCAAAAATTGTATTGGACACAAGTGCTTTGATAGATGGTAGGATTTCGAAGATAATTGAGAAAAGCTTTGATGGAAAGGTAATAATTCCTGAGCCAGCAGTTGCTGAACTCGAAGCTCAGGCTAACTTTGGAAAGATGAGCGGGTTTAGAGGGCTTGAGGAGATTACAAGGATCAGAAAAATAGCAGAAAAGAAAGGATTGGATGTGGTTTTTTCTGGAGAGAGGCCAGGATTGGATGACATCAAGCTCTCAAAGGGTGGAGCGATAGATGAAATGATAAGAAGAGTTGCTGAAGTCGAAAATGCAACTCTAATCACATGTGACAGGGTTCAGCATATCGTATCGGTAGCTAAGGGCATAGATTCGATATATCTCGCTCAGGAGAGGATAGAGCCAGAAAAGACAAAAATAATGTCCTTCTTTACAGAAGATACCGCCAGCGTGCATCTCAAAGAAGGTGTTCCACCATATGCCAAGCGAGGGAGAGTAGGGAGTCTAAAGCTGGTAAAGCTTTCCGAAACTCCCATGACCGCAGAGGAGCTCAGAGGCATAGCAAACGAGATACTGGAATCTGCGAGGCAGGATGATGACAGTAGCATAGAGATCGAAAGGCATGGTGCTGTGGTTGTTCAGCTAAGAGATCTCAGGATAGCGATCGCTGAAAAACCGTTCTCGGATAAAATGGAGATAACGGCAGTAAGGCCTGTGGCAAAAGTGTCGATCCACGAGTATGGGGTTGATGAGGAGTTAAAAAGGAGATTCATCGAGAAGCAAAGGGGAATCCTCATCGCTGGGCCACCGGGAGCAGGGAAGTCAACATTTGCCGCAAGTGTGGCAGACTTTCTGATGGAACACGGTTTCCTTGTTAAGACGATGGAGAGTCCGAGAGATCTGATGGTTAGAGATGAGGTAACGCAATACTCTCCACTTGAGGGGGACATGTCCCTTACAGCAGACATACTGCTTCTCGTAAGACCGGATTACACTATATACGATGAGCTGAGAAAAACATCCGACTTCCAGATCTTCGCAGATATGAGGCTTGCTGGTGTGGGAATGATTGGTGTTACTCATGCCACAAGGGCAATAGATGCCGTTCAGAGGATGGTCGGGAGAGTTGAACTTGGAGTGATACCGCAGGTGGTTGATACAGTAATCTTCATCGATGCTGGCAGGATAGCGAAGGTTTACGAGCTGAAGTTCAATGTTAAGGTACCCACAGGCATGACCGAAGCAGATCTGGCAAGGCCGGTAATAGATGTAATCGACTTCAAGTCAAAGAGGGTTGAATACGAGATCTACACCTATGGTGAACAGGTTGTTGTGATGCCGCTGGTTGGCGAGCGAGATCCGGAGGAGATAAAGCAGAGGCTTGAGGAGATTCTCTTCGAACTTGTTACAGACTTCGAGGTTGATGTTCTGAACGACAGAAAGGCTATAATCAGGGTCCCAGAGGACCAGATCTCGTTTATCCTTGGCAGGAGAGGAAGAAACATAAAGCGGATAGAGGATGAAGTGAAGATCAGCATCGATGTTCAGCCTCTAAGAAGCAAGAGAAGGGGAGAAGTTATAGAGGCAGAGGTTGGAGAGAGCAGAAAGCAGTGGCTGATTTATGCTCCTGGACTGGAAGGAAAAGAAGTCGATATCTTCGCTGAAAACGACTATCTCACAACCGCATCAGTAGGCAGGAAGGGTGTTATAAGAATCAGGAAAGACAAGGACATCGGGAAGGCGATCAAGATAGCTCTGATGAGGGGGAAGAAAATCTACATCAAGTATTAG
- the hisI gene encoding phosphoribosyl-AMP cyclohydrolase has product MGKLNIDGDINNLKFSESGLIPVVVQDVKTRDVLMLAYANEEAIRKTFETGYAHYWSRSRKKLWKKGETSGNVQKVISVYADCDRDAIIYVVEQNGKACHTGEWTCFHNKLWGEDL; this is encoded by the coding sequence ATGGGCAAACTTAACATAGATGGAGATATTAATAATCTTAAGTTTAGTGAATCGGGTCTCATACCTGTGGTTGTGCAAGATGTAAAAACGAGGGATGTGCTAATGCTCGCATATGCTAATGAAGAAGCGATCAGAAAAACTTTTGAAACTGGTTACGCTCATTACTGGAGCAGAAGCAGAAAAAAGCTGTGGAAGAAAGGAGAAACTTCAGGAAATGTTCAGAAAGTTATTTCTGTTTACGCTGATTGCGATAGGGATGCGATAATATATGTTGTTGAACAGAACGGAAAGGCCTGTCATACCGGAGAGTGGACCTGCTTTCACAACAAATTATGGGGAGAAGATCTATGA
- a CDS encoding RAD55 family ATPase — protein MRLFRTGIPSLDTQLKGGLPSENLTLILAEPGVGEEIFSYHIVVEGLKRGERVLYITTDYSKEAVLKSLKMYFKEVDFSNLEIIDFFSQRTTLVLENTDMEAYIRGLRQDYIGSVLKLLKKENYDRVILNNLTFYIITYEFEEVQYFLENLKLLTKIKDSLTVLLMTENMFDVRIETAVKHLSDAVIDLDLREVENEIQRRLKIIKLLNYVPPKNIMRYELTQRGIMMESLMRVV, from the coding sequence ATGAGGTTATTTAGAACTGGAATACCATCCCTCGATACACAGCTTAAGGGAGGTCTCCCTTCTGAGAACCTGACATTAATCCTGGCTGAGCCTGGGGTGGGTGAGGAGATATTCTCATATCATATTGTGGTTGAAGGACTGAAGAGGGGAGAGAGAGTACTGTATATCACAACAGACTACTCAAAAGAAGCTGTTTTAAAAAGTTTGAAGATGTATTTCAAGGAAGTAGATTTTTCGAATCTGGAAATAATCGACTTTTTCTCTCAAAGAACAACCCTCGTGCTTGAAAACACAGATATGGAGGCATATATTAGAGGCCTCAGGCAGGATTATATAGGATCTGTATTGAAGTTACTGAAAAAAGAGAACTACGATAGAGTTATCCTAAACAATCTGACTTTCTACATAATCACATATGAGTTTGAAGAGGTGCAGTATTTCTTAGAGAACCTTAAACTTTTAACAAAGATCAAGGATTCGCTGACAGTCCTGTTGATGACTGAAAATATGTTTGATGTCAGAATTGAAACTGCCGTAAAACACCTGAGCGATGCTGTAATCGACCTTGATCTGAGAGAAGTTGAGAACGAGATACAGAGGAGACTAAAAATAATCAAACTACTGAATTATGTCCCCCCTAAAAACATAATGAGGTATGAGCTTACACAGAGAGGGATAATGATGGAATCTTTAATGAGGGTTGTGTAA
- the cgi121 gene encoding KEOPS complex subunit Cgi121, with translation MKGLLIWRLYMVAYKIFCGVVGCEVEDFFNFFKERGLDVSAINAKYVLNREILDFAVGKALKRWYSGERISRNLGVEIMLYLFATRQIRDVIQFGLKERGMKVYVVVISDRDINEAEFDCVDIVDCEEMETELNEEKLKKFMEIYDINEEELEIAGKENFDLLVKEKIVLFDLNK, from the coding sequence ATGAAAGGTTTGTTAATATGGAGGCTGTATATGGTGGCCTACAAAATCTTCTGCGGGGTTGTTGGCTGTGAAGTTGAGGATTTCTTCAACTTTTTCAAAGAGAGAGGCCTTGATGTTTCTGCAATAAACGCAAAGTATGTCTTGAACAGGGAAATTTTGGATTTTGCCGTTGGTAAAGCTCTGAAAAGATGGTACAGCGGAGAAAGGATTTCGAGGAATCTCGGTGTGGAGATAATGCTCTATCTATTCGCAACGAGGCAGATAAGAGATGTCATTCAATTTGGATTGAAGGAGAGAGGCATGAAGGTCTATGTTGTGGTAATTAGCGATCGCGATATAAACGAGGCTGAATTTGATTGTGTTGATATTGTTGATTGTGAGGAGATGGAGACGGAGCTTAACGAAGAGAAGTTAAAAAAGTTCATGGAAATCTATGACATAAATGAGGAAGAACTTGAGATCGCTGGTAAGGAAAATTTTGATTTGCTCGTTAAGGAGAAGATCGTTCTTTTCGATTTGAATAAATAA
- a CDS encoding molybdenum cofactor biosynthesis protein MoaE: MKILRGFDESKENAVLITKKDEKIFCKSEKLQMETTHDLGDVLEVLASLGYEFAFLDGFNEVDLDPEVESLASLIKKVKRENAEYCGAIGIFVGFVRKFSDGKEVVRLEYEAYEPVFSEKVREIENILKSYPGVEGVKIFHKKGKINVGEDIVYVVIMGRHRKDVWKPLSESMEIIKRELPVWKKEIYVDGEQWVHDKLEQ; encoded by the coding sequence ATGAAAATCCTGAGAGGATTTGATGAATCCAAGGAGAATGCCGTTCTGATCACAAAAAAAGATGAAAAGATTTTTTGCAAGTCAGAAAAGCTTCAGATGGAAACTACACATGACTTGGGTGATGTTCTGGAAGTTCTTGCATCTCTCGGTTATGAGTTTGCCTTTCTGGATGGGTTTAATGAGGTGGATTTAGATCCGGAGGTTGAATCTCTCGCTTCCCTCATAAAAAAGGTAAAGAGAGAGAATGCTGAGTATTGCGGGGCAATAGGTATTTTTGTTGGATTTGTGAGGAAATTCTCAGACGGGAAGGAAGTTGTGAGACTCGAGTATGAGGCTTACGAACCTGTTTTCAGTGAAAAGGTCAGGGAGATAGAGAACATCCTGAAAAGCTATCCGGGTGTTGAGGGAGTAAAGATATTCCATAAAAAGGGCAAGATCAATGTCGGAGAGGATATTGTATATGTTGTTATCATGGGCAGGCACAGGAAGGATGTGTGGAAGCCGCTGTCTGAGAGCATGGAGATCATAAAGCGTGAGCTTCCTGTGTGGAAGAAAGAAATCTATGTAGATGGGGAGCAGTGGGTTCACGATAAGCTGGAACAGTAA
- a CDS encoding YfcE family phosphodiesterase, which translates to MTKIIAISDTHMDLWHPPKKLSELMDNADLIVHCGDFTKYEVYETLKKEYDLFAVRGNADDNRIKKELPELTRFSVEGLKIGLIHQGNYLNRFDDLGYKAKEMSVDVLVFGHIHRFVVESVGGKLLICPGSPTKPRLSIASCAEITVEGKRVNVEMKIVQDVVCGMGVRLNENPERI; encoded by the coding sequence ATGACAAAAATAATCGCCATAAGCGATACACACATGGATTTATGGCATCCACCAAAGAAACTTTCTGAGCTGATGGACAACGCAGATCTGATAGTCCATTGTGGTGATTTCACAAAATACGAGGTTTATGAGACCCTGAAAAAAGAGTACGATCTTTTTGCAGTCCGTGGCAATGCGGATGACAACAGAATCAAAAAGGAACTGCCCGAACTCACGAGGTTCTCTGTAGAGGGCTTGAAAATTGGATTGATACATCAGGGAAACTACCTGAACAGATTCGATGATCTCGGCTACAAGGCCAAGGAGATGAGTGTAGATGTTCTCGTTTTCGGGCACATTCACAGATTCGTGGTCGAGTCTGTGGGTGGGAAGCTCCTTATATGTCCTGGAAGCCCGACAAAACCGAGACTGTCGATAGCGAGTTGTGCGGAGATAACCGTTGAGGGGAAGAGGGTGAATGTTGAGATGAAGATCGTTCAGGATGTTGTCTGCGGTATGGGGGTAAGGCTGAATGAAAATCCTGAGAGGATTTGA
- the cyoE gene encoding heme o synthase encodes MDLKAFVEVTKPKQTLLLMITCIMSFLVASGFSFHPVELIKVFLAVSLAVAGTTALNMVLDRDIDILMPRTMKRPVPSGRLPETVCAIYGTLLFLIGIAISYTINIYVSIVIFLGLFFDIVIYTIMLKRKSPYSIVLGGLAGAMPSFAGWTAAKGYFDVAGMLISMIILLWIPAHIWYLSMHYEEDYRRANIPMLPLIAGMERASWIIVFSVALMLFMVTLLFLVLPFGPAYFITSVIITTYFLYRAIVFAKAPSRIGAKSMYKLASKTLGVIYLAMVIGSLHSF; translated from the coding sequence ATGGATTTGAAAGCCTTCGTTGAAGTAACAAAACCCAAACAGACACTGCTACTCATGATTACCTGCATAATGTCATTTTTAGTTGCATCAGGCTTTTCGTTCCACCCGGTTGAACTGATCAAGGTGTTCTTGGCTGTGTCTCTTGCAGTTGCTGGCACAACAGCTCTGAACATGGTTCTGGACAGAGATATAGACATTCTAATGCCAAGAACTATGAAACGACCAGTTCCATCTGGAAGACTCCCCGAAACTGTGTGCGCAATTTATGGAACCCTGCTTTTCCTGATAGGTATAGCCATAAGCTACACGATAAACATCTATGTTTCAATTGTAATCTTCCTGGGGCTCTTTTTTGACATCGTCATATACACAATAATGCTGAAGAGAAAAAGTCCATATTCTATTGTTTTGGGTGGGCTTGCCGGGGCAATGCCCTCTTTTGCTGGGTGGACTGCAGCAAAGGGGTATTTCGATGTCGCAGGAATGCTCATATCAATGATAATTCTGCTGTGGATCCCTGCTCACATCTGGTACCTCTCGATGCACTATGAAGAGGACTACAGAAGGGCAAATATACCGATGCTGCCACTAATAGCCGGAATGGAGAGGGCTTCGTGGATAATAGTTTTTAGTGTGGCTTTAATGCTCTTCATGGTTACCCTGCTGTTTCTGGTTCTGCCATTCGGTCCAGCTTACTTCATAACCTCTGTTATAATCACGACCTATTTCCTGTACAGGGCAATAGTGTTCGCAAAAGCGCCTTCCAGAATCGGAGCAAAAAGTATGTATAAGCTCGCAAGCAAAACTCTTGGTGTAATCTATCTCGCGATGGTTATCGGATCTCTACATAGTTTCTAG
- a CDS encoding carbohydrate kinase family protein: MVDMFDVVGFGAINLDKIYRVDKIPGKDEEGFVKDVELHAGGSSANTIAGLARFGLKTAFIGTVGSDEDGKFLLNDFEREGVDTSLILKQDGRSGNALIFVDDSGNRAILVDPGVNDTIRYDSISKNFRAKLIHLTSFICKNGIDSFESQKRIVEEGIAEISFDPGLIYVERGLNELEGIIKKTTIFMPSRNEIELLMNMDYVDAAKEIVSMGCKIVVVKLGKDGCYISDGEKEFCVKAYRTKPVDTTGAGDAFNAGFIYGYIKGYPLDKCGKIGNFSAMKNIQKVGARAGIPSKKELQEFLDNL; the protein is encoded by the coding sequence ATGGTTGATATGTTCGATGTTGTTGGATTCGGGGCGATAAACCTCGACAAGATATACCGGGTGGATAAGATACCGGGAAAGGATGAAGAGGGGTTTGTAAAAGATGTTGAGCTTCATGCTGGTGGTAGCTCTGCAAACACGATAGCCGGGCTGGCAAGGTTCGGTTTGAAAACGGCATTTATAGGAACAGTTGGCAGTGATGAGGATGGCAAGTTTCTCCTCAACGATTTTGAGCGGGAGGGAGTGGACACATCTCTGATCCTGAAACAGGATGGACGGAGTGGTAATGCTCTAATCTTTGTTGATGACTCCGGAAATAGAGCCATTCTTGTTGATCCGGGGGTTAATGATACGATAAGGTATGACAGCATATCAAAAAATTTCAGGGCCAAGCTTATACATCTGACATCTTTTATCTGTAAGAACGGTATTGATTCTTTTGAAAGTCAGAAGAGAATTGTTGAGGAAGGTATAGCTGAAATATCTTTTGATCCCGGGCTTATATATGTTGAGAGAGGTTTGAATGAGCTTGAAGGGATAATAAAGAAGACAACCATATTCATGCCGAGCAGAAATGAAATAGAGCTTCTGATGAACATGGACTATGTTGATGCAGCCAAGGAGATAGTTTCGATGGGCTGCAAGATCGTTGTTGTTAAACTGGGCAAAGATGGCTGTTATATCAGCGATGGTGAGAAGGAGTTCTGTGTGAAGGCTTACAGAACGAAGCCGGTTGATACTACTGGAGCGGGAGATGCGTTCAATGCGGGCTTTATCTACGGATACATCAAGGGCTACCCCCTAGATAAATGTGGTAAAATTGGAAACTTTTCAGCGATGAAAAATATCCAGAAGGTTGGAGCTAGAGCGGGAATACCCAGTAAGAAAGAGTTGCAGGAGTTTCTAGATAATCTGTGA
- a CDS encoding DUF2150 family protein: MAFYTEERLSNWVNRINEEKIDFENAESFEVFDKMIEDFVVACLHLVRSVKNRELNKKEALKEIEEVYGVFNIEYTFNDEFKGEFFDFAKESMRIILESTKLYLQGKSSKKDFNSLLSQAIKKEKEGDLNKAFEILARMGAKVIGGEKLPEFDISDEELVLLNWLDGIDAINTVMLLSEIDISEIGEEGLDEE, translated from the coding sequence ATGGCATTCTATACAGAGGAAAGACTCAGCAACTGGGTTAACAGAATAAACGAGGAAAAAATCGACTTCGAAAACGCAGAAAGCTTTGAGGTATTCGACAAAATGATAGAGGATTTTGTCGTTGCATGTCTTCATCTTGTTAGATCTGTAAAGAACAGGGAGTTGAATAAAAAGGAGGCTTTGAAGGAGATTGAAGAGGTTTATGGTGTTTTCAATATTGAATACACTTTTAACGATGAATTTAAAGGAGAATTCTTTGACTTTGCCAAAGAGAGTATGAGAATAATTCTTGAATCGACAAAACTCTATCTTCAGGGAAAGAGCAGCAAAAAAGATTTTAATTCGCTTTTAAGCCAGGCAATTAAGAAGGAGAAGGAAGGAGACCTAAACAAAGCTTTTGAGATCTTAGCAAGAATGGGAGCAAAGGTTATTGGTGGTGAAAAGCTTCCAGAATTTGATATATCCGATGAAGAGCTTGTACTCCTAAACTGGCTGGACGGCATAGATGCTATAAACACCGTGATGCTTCTTTCAGAGATAGACATCTCAGAAATTGGCGAAGAGGGTCTTGACGAAGAGTAA